A genomic stretch from Streptomyces venezuelae ATCC 10712 includes:
- a CDS encoding ACP S-malonyltransferase has protein sequence MLVLVAPGQGAQTPGFLTPWLELPGAADRIAAWSDAIGLDLAHYGTKADADEIRDTAVAQPLLVAAGLLSAAALGEVSPGVVAGHSVGEFTAAALAGVVDDTTALRLVRTRGLAMAEAAAITRTGMSALLGGDPEVTVPHLEKLGLTPANVNGAGQIVAAGTMEQLAALEADKPEGVRRVVALQVAGAFHTHHMAPAVAKLDEAAKELSPAAPTTRYVSNKDGQVVADGAEIVARLVGQVANPVRWDLCMETFQELGATALIEVCPGGTLTGIAKRAMKGVATVALKTPDDLDAARTLIAEHAAV, from the coding sequence GTGCTCGTACTCGTCGCTCCCGGCCAAGGCGCCCAGACGCCCGGCTTCCTGACCCCCTGGCTCGAACTCCCCGGCGCCGCCGACCGCATCGCGGCCTGGTCCGACGCCATCGGGCTCGACCTCGCCCACTACGGTACGAAGGCGGACGCGGACGAAATCCGTGACACCGCCGTCGCACAGCCCCTCCTCGTCGCCGCCGGCCTGCTGTCCGCCGCCGCGCTCGGCGAGGTGTCCCCCGGTGTCGTCGCCGGCCACAGCGTCGGCGAGTTCACCGCCGCCGCGCTCGCGGGCGTCGTCGACGACACCACCGCGCTGCGTCTCGTCCGGACCCGTGGACTCGCAATGGCCGAGGCCGCCGCGATCACCCGGACCGGCATGTCGGCGCTGCTCGGCGGCGACCCCGAGGTGACCGTCCCGCACCTGGAGAAGCTCGGCCTGACCCCGGCCAACGTGAACGGCGCGGGCCAGATCGTGGCCGCCGGCACCATGGAGCAGCTGGCCGCCCTGGAGGCGGACAAGCCCGAGGGCGTCCGCAGGGTCGTCGCGCTCCAGGTCGCCGGTGCCTTCCACACCCACCACATGGCCCCGGCCGTGGCGAAGCTGGACGAGGCGGCGAAGGAGCTGTCCCCGGCCGCCCCGACCACCCGTTACGTCTCCAACAAGGACGGGCAGGTCGTCGCCGACGGCGCCGAGATCGTGGCCCGCCTGGTCGGCCAGGTCGCGAACCCGGTCCGCTGGGACCTGTGCATGGAGACCTTCCAGGAGCTCGGCGCCACCGCGCTGATCGAGGTCTGCCCCGGCGGCACCCTGACGGGCATCGCCAAGCGCGCCATGAAGGGCGTGGCCACGGTCGCTCTCAAGACTCCTGACGACCTCGACGCGGCCCGTACGCTCATCGCCGAGCACGCGGCCGTCTGA
- a CDS encoding acyl carrier protein, whose translation MAATQDQIVEGLAEIVNEIAGIPVEDVQLDKSFTDDLDVDSLSMVEVVVAAEERFDVKIPDEDVKNLKTVGDAADYILKHQA comes from the coding sequence ATGGCCGCCACCCAGGACCAGATCGTCGAAGGCCTCGCCGAGATCGTCAACGAGATCGCCGGCATCCCGGTCGAGGACGTCCAGCTGGACAAGTCCTTCACCGACGACCTGGACGTCGACTCGCTCTCCATGGTCGAGGTCGTCGTCGCCGCCGAAGAGCGCTTCGACGTCAAGATCCCGGACGAGGACGTCAAGAACCTCAAGACGGTTGGCGACGCTGCCGACTACATCCTGAAGCACCAGGCCTGA
- the fabF gene encoding beta-ketoacyl-ACP synthase II, whose amino-acid sequence MSSTNRTVVVTGIGATTPLGGDSASTWEGLLAGRSGVRPLEGERFAELPVQIAATAAVDPGDVLPRPLARKLDRSAQFALIAAREAWADAGYTGPAGEDASIAPERLGSVIASGIGGVTTLLDQYDVLKDKGVRRVSPHTVPMLMPNSPSANVSLEVNARAGVHTPVSACASGAEAIGYAVEMIRTGRADVVVAGGTEAAIHPLPIAAFANMMAMSKNNEDPEGASRPYDTGRDGFVLGEGAGVVILESEEHAKARGARIYCEALGQGVSSDAHHIAQPEPTGRGIAAALQYLLDSTDLKPSEVVHLNAHATSTPQGDVAEIKALRKVLGDDLDHVAISATKSMTGHLLGGAGGIETVATVLALHHRLAPPTINVAELDPEVEADIVRDAPRELPQGTIAAINNSFGFGGHNVVLAFRSV is encoded by the coding sequence GTGAGCTCGACCAATCGCACCGTGGTCGTCACCGGTATCGGCGCAACCACACCGCTGGGTGGCGACTCCGCGTCGACCTGGGAGGGTCTTCTCGCGGGGCGCTCCGGCGTCCGGCCCCTGGAAGGCGAGCGCTTCGCGGAGCTGCCCGTCCAGATCGCCGCGACGGCCGCCGTCGACCCCGGTGACGTCCTGCCCCGCCCGCTGGCCCGCAAGCTGGACCGCTCGGCGCAGTTCGCGCTGATCGCGGCCCGTGAGGCGTGGGCCGACGCGGGCTACACCGGGCCGGCCGGCGAGGACGCGTCCATCGCGCCCGAGCGGCTCGGTTCCGTGATCGCCTCCGGCATCGGCGGCGTCACGACCCTGCTCGACCAGTACGACGTGCTGAAGGACAAGGGCGTCCGCCGCGTGTCCCCGCACACCGTGCCCATGCTCATGCCGAACAGCCCCTCCGCGAACGTGAGCCTGGAGGTGAACGCCCGGGCGGGCGTCCACACCCCCGTCTCCGCCTGCGCGTCGGGTGCCGAGGCGATCGGCTACGCCGTCGAGATGATCCGTACCGGCCGTGCCGACGTGGTCGTCGCCGGTGGTACCGAGGCCGCGATCCACCCGCTGCCGATCGCCGCCTTCGCCAACATGATGGCGATGTCCAAGAACAACGAGGACCCCGAGGGTGCCTCGCGTCCGTACGACACGGGCCGTGACGGCTTCGTGCTCGGCGAGGGCGCGGGCGTCGTGATCCTGGAGTCCGAGGAGCACGCGAAGGCACGCGGCGCGCGCATCTACTGCGAGGCCCTCGGCCAGGGCGTGTCCTCCGACGCCCACCACATCGCGCAGCCCGAGCCGACAGGCCGTGGCATCGCCGCCGCGCTGCAGTACCTGCTCGACTCGACGGACCTCAAGCCGTCCGAGGTCGTCCACCTCAACGCGCACGCCACGTCGACGCCGCAGGGTGACGTCGCCGAGATCAAGGCGCTGCGGAAGGTGCTGGGCGACGACCTGGACCACGTCGCGATCTCCGCCACGAAGTCGATGACGGGTCACCTCCTCGGCGGCGCGGGCGGCATCGAGACCGTCGCGACGGTCCTGGCGCTCCACCACCGCCTGGCCCCGCCGACGATCAACGTCGCCGAGCTGGACCCGGAGGTCGAGGCGGACATCGTCCGCGACGCCCCCCGCGAACTCCCGCAGGGCACGATCGCCGCGATCAACAACTCGTTCGGCTTCGGCGGCCACAACGTGGTCCTGGCGTTCCGCTCGGTCTGA
- a CDS encoding pirin family protein, producing MIRIQRAGERYPGGDPAAGIETRHALSFGPHYDPDNLRFGALLACNEERLAPGAGFDEHPHSHTEIVTWVVEGELTHHDTAGHTTVVRRGDLQRLSSAGGVRHVERNDGAGPLVFVQMWLAPLAPGGEPSYEVVRGIGDGYELPAADARLRVHRPAAGEGVAVPPADFAYVHVVRGAVRLGDEDLGPGDAARITGGAGRTLVATTGAEILIWEMRDRRGALG from the coding sequence GTGATACGCATCCAGCGCGCCGGCGAGCGGTATCCCGGGGGCGACCCGGCGGCCGGGATCGAGACCCGGCACGCCCTGTCCTTCGGGCCGCACTACGACCCCGACAACCTCCGCTTCGGCGCGCTCCTCGCCTGCAACGAGGAGCGGCTCGCGCCCGGCGCGGGCTTCGACGAGCATCCGCACAGCCACACCGAGATCGTCACCTGGGTCGTGGAGGGCGAGCTCACCCACCACGACACGGCCGGGCACACCACCGTCGTCCGCCGCGGGGACCTCCAGCGGCTCAGTTCCGCGGGCGGCGTCCGGCACGTGGAGCGCAACGACGGCGCCGGGCCGCTGGTCTTCGTGCAGATGTGGCTCGCCCCGCTGGCGCCGGGCGGGGAGCCCTCGTACGAGGTGGTGCGCGGCATCGGTGACGGCTACGAGCTGCCGGCGGCGGACGCGCGGCTGCGGGTCCACCGGCCGGCCGCCGGGGAGGGCGTCGCCGTACCGCCCGCCGATTTCGCGTACGTCCATGTGGTGCGCGGCGCGGTCCGGCTCGGCGACGAGGACCTGGGTCCCGGCGACGCGGCCCGGATCACCGGCGGCGCTGGCCGCACCCTCGTCGCCACGACCGGTGCGGAGATCCTGATCTGGGAGATGCGGGACCGGCGCGGGGCGCTGGGCTGA
- a CDS encoding DUF3145 domain-containing protein, whose protein sequence is MTTRGVLYVHSAPRALCPHVEWAVAGVLGARVQLDWIRQPASPGTWRAEFSWQGRTGTASELASALRGWQMLRFEVTAEPCPTAEGERYSATPDLGIFHAVTGMHGDILIPEDRLRAALARSAQGETQLEAEIAKLLGKPWDDELEPFRYAGEGAPVRWLHQVV, encoded by the coding sequence GTGACGACACGTGGAGTCCTGTACGTTCACTCCGCACCGCGCGCGCTGTGCCCGCACGTCGAATGGGCGGTCGCGGGTGTCCTCGGTGCGAGGGTCCAGCTCGACTGGATCCGCCAGCCGGCGTCCCCCGGCACCTGGAGAGCCGAGTTCTCCTGGCAGGGCCGGACCGGCACCGCCTCCGAACTCGCCTCCGCGCTGCGCGGCTGGCAGATGCTCCGCTTCGAGGTGACCGCGGAACCCTGCCCGACCGCCGAGGGCGAGCGCTACAGCGCCACCCCCGACCTGGGCATCTTCCACGCCGTCACCGGCATGCACGGGGACATCCTGATCCCCGAGGACCGGCTGCGAGCCGCCCTCGCGCGCTCCGCGCAGGGCGAGACCCAGCTGGAGGCCGAGATCGCCAAGCTCCTCGGAAAGCCCTGGGACGACGAACTGGAACCCTTCCGCTACGCAGGCGAGGGCGCCCCCGTCCGCTGGCTCCACCAGGTCGTCTGA
- the fasR gene encoding fatty acid biosynthesis transcriptional regulator FasR gives MPEPTNAPHPHAATLKRLEQSSGRLAANAIARMDETLPWYRAMPPENRSWIGLVAQAGIAAFTEWFRHPETPQAISTDVFGTAPRELTRAITLRQTVEMVRTTIEVMETAIEEVAAPGDESILREALLVYAREIAFATAQVYAQAAEARGAWDARLESLVVNAVLSGEADEGAVSRAAALGWNSPDHVCVILGTAPDGDSELTVEAIRRAARHAKLQVLTGVLGDRLVVIAGGNDNPLAVAKSLIGPYAAGPVVAGPVVPDLLAATRSAQAAAAGLKACSAWQDAPRPVLADDLLPERAIASDPSAREQLVEEIYRPLEEAGSALLETLSVYLEQASSLEGAARMLFVHPNTVRYRLRRVTDVTGWSPSDVRSAFTLRIALILGRLADGDPQS, from the coding sequence GTGCCAGAACCCACGAACGCCCCTCACCCGCACGCCGCGACCCTGAAGCGCCTCGAACAGTCCTCCGGGCGGCTCGCCGCCAACGCCATTGCCCGCATGGACGAGACGCTGCCGTGGTACCGGGCGATGCCGCCCGAGAACCGGTCGTGGATCGGTCTGGTCGCCCAGGCCGGCATCGCCGCGTTCACCGAGTGGTTCCGGCACCCGGAGACCCCGCAGGCCATCTCGACGGACGTCTTCGGCACCGCGCCCCGCGAGCTGACCCGCGCGATCACCCTCCGCCAGACCGTCGAGATGGTCCGCACCACCATCGAGGTCATGGAGACGGCGATCGAAGAGGTCGCCGCCCCCGGCGACGAATCCATCCTCCGCGAGGCGCTCCTCGTCTACGCCCGGGAGATCGCCTTCGCGACCGCCCAGGTGTACGCCCAGGCCGCCGAGGCCCGGGGCGCCTGGGACGCCCGCCTGGAGTCACTCGTGGTGAACGCGGTGCTCTCCGGCGAGGCCGACGAGGGCGCGGTCTCCCGCGCCGCCGCCCTCGGCTGGAACTCCCCCGACCACGTGTGCGTGATCCTCGGCACCGCCCCCGACGGCGACAGCGAGCTCACCGTGGAGGCGATCCGCCGGGCCGCCCGCCACGCCAAGCTCCAGGTCCTCACCGGCGTCCTCGGCGACCGCCTCGTCGTCATCGCCGGCGGCAACGACAACCCGCTCGCCGTGGCGAAATCCCTGATCGGCCCGTACGCGGCGGGCCCGGTCGTGGCCGGCCCCGTCGTCCCCGACCTGCTCGCCGCGACCCGCTCCGCGCAGGCCGCCGCGGCGGGCCTCAAGGCCTGCTCGGCCTGGCAGGACGCCCCCCGCCCGGTGCTCGCCGACGATCTCCTCCCGGAGCGCGCCATCGCCTCCGACCCGTCGGCACGCGAGCAGCTGGTGGAGGAGATCTACAGACCGCTGGAAGAAGCGGGCTCGGCCCTGCTGGAAACTCTCAGTGTCTATCTGGAGCAGGCCAGCAGCCTGGAAGGCGCGGCGCGGATGCTGTTCGTCCACCCCAACACCGTGCGCTACCGGCTTCGACGTGTGACCGACGTCACCGGCTGGTCACCCTCCGACGTCCGTTCCGCGTTCACGCTGCGGATCGCCCTCATCCTGGGACGCTTGGCCGACGGAGATCCGCAGTCCTAG
- a CDS encoding glycoside hydrolase family 3 protein, whose translation MTETGAHTAADAARESVVEAALAKLDLDSKTRLLAGQDMWSLPALPEIGLTSLVMSDGPIGVRGVRWTADDPSVALPSPTALAAAWDPALARRAGRLLAQEARRKGVHVLLAPTVNLHRTPLGGRHFEAYSEDPLLTGAIGTGYVQGVQDGGVGTTVKHFVANDAETDRFTVDNRIAPRPLRELYLAPFEAIVKNAHPWGIMTAYNQVNGVTMTEHRHLVNEVLRGEWGFDGFNVSDWMAARSTTGDIEGGLDVAMPGPQTVYGEALAAAVRAGEVEESTVDAAVRNVLRLAARVGALEGAPPVVTDPPAAIDGDALAREIAHRGFVLVRNENGALPLKNGTVALSGAAARDARVLGGGSAQVFPEHIVSPLDGLTAALPEGALTYTIGADPSDELTPADQGFTLRAVCRDASGTVLGEGTLPNGQVQWIGDDLPAGVTHEALASIEVVGRFTPRETGEHAFGTRGLGAFRLSVDGETLFDGVQALGPETDPFEAFFGSPVERAKVVLTAGETVDVSLLHTLDKEFAAPLPAVMFSFVHLGPRRDPDELIAEAVEAARAADTAVVVVATTERVESEGFDRKDLALPGRQDDLVRAVAAANPNTVVVVNAGSPVELPWREEVAAVLLSWFPGQEGGAALADVLTGAEEPGGRLPTTWPAALADAPVTEVTPTGGELDYAEGVFIGYRAWDKAGAVPAYAFGHGLGYTTWTYESLTARPGTATVRLTNTGDRPGREVVQVYLAPVDDGVERPARWLAGFGCVEAGPGETVETEIALPRRAFEIWDEEKNDWSFVGGAYEVLAARSLTDARLSATLEV comes from the coding sequence CTCGACCTGGACAGCAAGACCCGGCTGCTCGCCGGCCAGGACATGTGGTCCCTGCCCGCCCTGCCGGAGATCGGCCTGACGTCCCTGGTCATGTCCGACGGCCCCATCGGCGTCCGCGGCGTCCGCTGGACCGCCGACGACCCGTCCGTCGCCCTGCCCTCCCCGACCGCGCTCGCCGCCGCCTGGGACCCCGCACTCGCCCGCCGGGCCGGCCGGCTGCTCGCGCAGGAAGCCCGCCGCAAGGGCGTCCACGTCCTGCTCGCCCCCACCGTCAACCTCCACCGCACCCCGCTCGGCGGCCGCCACTTCGAGGCCTACAGCGAGGACCCCCTCCTCACCGGCGCCATCGGCACCGGCTACGTCCAGGGCGTCCAGGACGGCGGCGTCGGCACCACCGTCAAGCACTTCGTCGCCAACGACGCCGAGACCGACCGCTTCACCGTCGACAACAGGATCGCCCCCCGCCCCCTCCGCGAGCTCTACCTCGCCCCCTTCGAGGCGATCGTCAAGAACGCCCACCCCTGGGGCATCATGACCGCCTACAACCAGGTCAACGGCGTGACCATGACCGAGCACCGCCACCTGGTGAACGAGGTCCTGCGCGGGGAATGGGGCTTCGACGGCTTCAACGTCTCCGACTGGATGGCCGCCCGCTCCACCACCGGCGACATCGAGGGCGGCCTCGACGTCGCCATGCCCGGTCCGCAGACCGTCTACGGCGAAGCGCTCGCCGCCGCCGTCCGCGCCGGCGAGGTCGAGGAGTCCACCGTCGACGCCGCCGTACGCAACGTCCTGCGGCTCGCCGCCCGCGTCGGCGCCCTCGAAGGCGCCCCGCCGGTCGTCACCGACCCCCCGGCCGCGATCGACGGCGACGCCCTCGCCCGCGAGATCGCCCACCGCGGCTTCGTCCTCGTCCGCAACGAGAACGGCGCCCTCCCCCTGAAGAACGGCACGGTCGCCCTCTCCGGCGCCGCCGCCCGCGACGCCCGCGTCCTCGGCGGTGGCTCCGCCCAGGTCTTCCCCGAGCACATCGTCTCCCCGCTCGACGGCCTCACCGCCGCCCTCCCCGAAGGCGCCCTCACCTACACGATCGGCGCCGACCCCAGCGACGAACTCACCCCCGCCGACCAGGGCTTCACCCTCCGCGCCGTCTGCCGCGACGCCTCCGGCACCGTCCTCGGCGAAGGCACCCTGCCCAACGGCCAGGTCCAGTGGATCGGCGACGACCTCCCCGCCGGCGTCACCCACGAGGCCCTCGCCTCCATCGAGGTCGTCGGCCGCTTCACCCCGCGCGAGACCGGCGAGCACGCCTTCGGCACCCGCGGCCTCGGCGCCTTCCGCCTCTCCGTCGACGGCGAGACCCTCTTCGACGGCGTCCAGGCCCTCGGCCCCGAGACCGACCCCTTCGAAGCCTTCTTCGGCTCCCCGGTCGAGCGCGCCAAGGTCGTCCTCACGGCGGGCGAGACCGTCGACGTCTCCCTCCTCCACACCCTCGACAAGGAGTTCGCGGCCCCGCTGCCGGCCGTCATGTTCTCCTTCGTCCACCTCGGTCCGCGCCGTGACCCCGACGAACTGATCGCCGAGGCCGTCGAGGCCGCCCGCGCCGCCGACACCGCCGTCGTGGTCGTCGCCACCACCGAACGCGTCGAGTCCGAGGGCTTCGACCGCAAGGACCTCGCCCTCCCCGGCCGTCAGGACGACCTCGTCCGGGCCGTCGCCGCCGCCAACCCGAACACCGTCGTCGTGGTCAACGCCGGCTCCCCGGTCGAGCTGCCCTGGCGCGAGGAGGTGGCCGCGGTCCTGCTCAGCTGGTTCCCCGGCCAGGAGGGCGGGGCGGCCCTCGCCGACGTCCTCACCGGCGCCGAGGAACCCGGCGGCCGCCTCCCCACCACCTGGCCGGCCGCCCTCGCCGACGCCCCCGTCACCGAGGTCACCCCCACCGGCGGCGAACTCGACTACGCCGAGGGCGTCTTCATCGGCTACCGCGCCTGGGACAAGGCCGGCGCCGTCCCCGCGTACGCCTTCGGCCACGGCCTCGGCTACACGACCTGGACGTACGAGTCCCTGACCGCGCGCCCCGGCACCGCGACCGTCCGGCTCACCAACACCGGCGACCGCCCCGGCCGCGAGGTCGTCCAGGTCTACCTCGCGCCGGTCGACGACGGCGTGGAGCGCCCGGCCCGCTGGCTGGCCGGCTTCGGATGCGTCGAAGCGGGCCCCGGCGAGACCGTCGAGACCGAGATCGCGCTGCCCCGCCGCGCCTTCGAGATCTGGGACGAGGAGAAGAACGACTGGAGCTTCGTCGGCGGCGCCTACGAAGTCCTCGCCGCCCGCTCCCTCACCGACGCCCGCCTGAGTGCGACCCTGGAGGTCTGA
- a CDS encoding SGNH/GDSL hydrolase family protein, producing MRGRRRFRTAVAAATAALLGAGALSGCTAGEPPAGAPATRAAPKPAPRPTPLWDVSPASVAAVGDSVTRAFDACSVLDDCPEVSWATGTDTTVNSLALRLLGPEKVATHSWNLARTGALMAELPGQMAAAAAERPELVTVMMGANDACRATPALMTPVADFRASFETALARLRKGAPKAQVYVASVPDLMRLWSTGRVSPVGREVWKLGICGAMLADAEDLSTAADRRRTGVRDRVVAYNRVLSEVCAKDERCRYDGGAVFGFRFDGGQLSPWDWFHPSRDGQARLAELAYRRITEE from the coding sequence ATGCGCGGCCGACGCCGATTCCGTACCGCAGTCGCCGCCGCGACGGCCGCACTGCTGGGCGCGGGGGCCCTGTCCGGCTGCACCGCCGGGGAGCCCCCGGCCGGCGCCCCGGCGACGCGGGCCGCACCGAAACCGGCCCCGCGGCCGACGCCGCTGTGGGACGTCTCCCCCGCCTCCGTCGCGGCCGTCGGCGACTCCGTCACGCGCGCCTTCGACGCCTGTTCGGTCCTTGACGACTGCCCCGAGGTGTCCTGGGCGACCGGCACGGACACCACCGTGAACAGCCTCGCGCTGCGCCTCCTCGGGCCGGAGAAGGTGGCCACCCACAGCTGGAACCTGGCGCGGACGGGCGCGCTGATGGCGGAGCTGCCCGGGCAGATGGCGGCCGCGGCGGCCGAGCGGCCCGAGCTGGTGACGGTGATGATGGGCGCGAACGACGCCTGCCGGGCCACCCCTGCGCTGATGACCCCGGTCGCCGACTTCCGGGCGTCGTTCGAGACGGCGCTCGCCCGGCTGCGGAAGGGCGCGCCGAAGGCGCAGGTGTACGTGGCGAGCGTGCCGGATCTGATGCGCCTGTGGTCGACGGGGCGGGTGAGCCCCGTCGGGCGGGAGGTGTGGAAGCTGGGGATCTGCGGCGCGATGCTGGCGGACGCGGAGGACCTGAGCACGGCGGCGGACCGGCGCCGCACCGGGGTGCGGGACCGGGTGGTGGCGTACAACCGGGTGCTCTCGGAGGTGTGCGCGAAGGATGAGCGCTGCCGGTACGACGGTGGCGCGGTCTTCGGATTCCGTTTCGACGGCGGGCAGTTGAGCCCTTGGGACTGGTTCCATCCGAGCAGGGACGGGCAGGCGCGGCTGGCGGAGCTCGCGTACCGGCGGATCACGGAGGAGTGA
- a CDS encoding ketoacyl-ACP synthase III, which translates to MSKIKPSKGAPYARILGVGGYRPTRVVPNEVILEKIDSSDEWIRSRSGIATRHWASAEETVAAMSVEASGKAIADAGIDPDQIGAVIVSTVSHFKQTPAVATEIADKIGAGKPAAFDISAGCAGFGYGLTLAKGMIVEGSAEYVLVIGVERLSDLTDLEDRATAFLFGDGAGAVVVGPSDEPHIGPTVWGSEGDKSETIKQTVPWNEFHVGDVSKLPLNEQGEIKFPAITQEGQAVFRWAVFEMAKVAQQALDAAGISADDLDVFIPHQANMRIIDSMVKTLKLPEHVTVARDVETTGNTSAASIPLAMERLLATGKAKSGDTALIIGFGAGLVFAATVVTLP; encoded by the coding sequence ATGTCGAAGATCAAGCCCAGCAAGGGCGCCCCGTACGCACGGATCCTCGGTGTCGGCGGTTACCGCCCCACCCGGGTCGTGCCGAACGAGGTGATCCTCGAGAAGATCGACTCGTCCGACGAGTGGATCCGCTCGCGCTCCGGAATCGCCACCCGGCACTGGGCCTCGGCCGAGGAGACCGTCGCCGCGATGTCGGTGGAGGCCTCGGGCAAGGCCATCGCCGACGCCGGGATCGACCCGGACCAGATCGGCGCGGTGATCGTCTCCACAGTCTCGCACTTCAAGCAGACCCCGGCCGTCGCCACCGAGATCGCCGACAAGATCGGCGCCGGCAAGCCGGCCGCGTTCGACATCTCCGCCGGCTGCGCGGGCTTCGGCTACGGCCTGACGCTCGCCAAGGGCATGATCGTCGAAGGTTCCGCGGAGTACGTCCTCGTCATCGGCGTCGAGCGGCTCAGCGACCTGACGGACCTGGAGGACCGCGCGACGGCCTTCCTGTTCGGCGACGGCGCCGGCGCCGTGGTCGTCGGCCCCTCGGACGAGCCGCACATCGGCCCCACCGTCTGGGGTTCCGAGGGCGACAAGTCCGAGACGATCAAGCAGACCGTGCCGTGGAACGAGTTCCACGTCGGCGACGTCTCCAAGCTCCCCCTCAACGAGCAGGGCGAGATCAAGTTCCCGGCCATCACGCAGGAGGGCCAGGCGGTCTTCCGCTGGGCCGTCTTCGAGATGGCGAAGGTCGCGCAGCAGGCCCTGGACGCCGCCGGCATCTCGGCCGACGACCTGGACGTCTTCATCCCGCACCAGGCGAACATGCGGATCATCGACTCGATGGTGAAGACGCTCAAGCTGCCCGAGCACGTCACGGTCGCCCGCGACGTGGAGACCACCGGCAACACGTCGGCGGCCTCGATTCCGCTCGCCATGGAACGACTCCTGGCCACCGGCAAGGCGAAGAGCGGCGACACGGCGCTCATCATCGGCTTCGGGGCGGGTCTCGTCTTCGCCGCGACGGTCGTTACCCTCCCCTAG